A stretch of Paenibacillus mucilaginosus 3016 DNA encodes these proteins:
- a CDS encoding helix-turn-helix transcriptional regulator — protein sequence MKPYFESNKNQTGGPEKPFYAGQVITTSEGYHIDPHWHYHMELLYMKDGTARVRTHGEELEIHEGDLLLMYPCEVHSVTVDSGIPSQHIIIGFDAELLSPMPSLAFELRYLMPYRAAVSPHRKVIHCPEESGWLSEQFSNTLEEYTEAGSGYELSVTSHIYRLMHWILRHHSHQLLAGSLLSMHPVHPGKLDAIREVLRYIDDHYQEEISASDLSHVSLMSYSHLAKLFKSVMHTPLTKYVNFVRIRKAEQLLIDPGKSIAEIAQETGFSASSYFIEQFKRTKGISPHQYRKRLLKR from the coding sequence TTGAAACCTTACTTTGAAAGCAACAAAAATCAAACCGGCGGCCCGGAAAAGCCCTTTTATGCAGGGCAGGTGATCACGACGTCGGAGGGCTATCATATTGATCCCCACTGGCACTATCATATGGAGCTGCTGTATATGAAGGACGGCACGGCCAGGGTTCGGACTCATGGCGAAGAACTCGAGATCCACGAGGGCGATCTTCTGCTGATGTATCCCTGTGAGGTGCATTCCGTGACCGTCGACAGCGGGATCCCGTCACAGCATATCATCATCGGATTCGATGCCGAGCTGCTGAGCCCCATGCCCAGCCTGGCGTTTGAGCTGCGGTACCTGATGCCGTACAGGGCCGCTGTGAGTCCGCACCGGAAGGTAATCCACTGCCCAGAGGAATCAGGCTGGCTGAGTGAGCAGTTCTCGAACACCCTGGAAGAATACACCGAGGCGGGCAGCGGGTATGAGCTCAGCGTCACCTCCCATATATACCGACTGATGCACTGGATTCTCCGCCACCACTCCCATCAGCTCCTGGCAGGCTCCCTCCTGTCAATGCACCCCGTGCATCCGGGCAAGCTGGACGCCATCCGGGAGGTTCTGCGGTACATCGATGACCATTATCAGGAAGAGATCAGCGCTTCCGACTTGTCGCATGTCAGTCTCATGAGCTACAGCCACCTCGCGAAGCTGTTCAAGAGCGTGATGCATACCCCGCTGACCAAATATGTGAACTTCGTAAGGATACGCAAGGCGGAGCAGCTGCTGATCGATCCCGGGAAGAGCATTGCGGAGATCGCACAGGAGACAGGCTTCAGCGCCTCCAGTTATTTCATTGAGCAGTTCAAGCGCACCAAGGGCATCTCCCCGCATCAATATCGGAAGAGGCTCCTGAAGCGGTGA